DNA sequence from the Synergistota bacterium genome:
CTCTGGACTTTAATTTCAAGGAGATTAAGGTAGTTCTCGGAGAGAAAAGCGAAGTCAAAGAGATAATAAGTTATGAAAGAGGTATAGCGGAAAAAATAATAGAGGAGTTCATGATACTCGCAAATGAATGCGTGGCTGAATTCGCCTCTTATAGGCTACTTCCCTTTATATATAGAGTTCATGAGGAGCCAGATCCTGAAAAGATCAGAGAGCTATCCAGATTCGTTAAGCTTTTTGGGTATACGCTTAAAATAAGAGGAGAGATAAAGCCAAAGCATCTTCAAGCGCTGCTCGAGGAGGTCAAGGGAAAACCGGAAGAAAGAATTATTTCAACGCTTCTTTTAAGATCACTTGCGAGAGCGAGATATGATGTGGAAAACCTTGGGCACTTTGGCTTAGCATCGCGTTGTTATACACACTTTACATCTCCTATAAGAAGATACCCCGATCTCGTCATTCACAGGATACTGGCCGAGTTCCTTGAGAGGGGATACCTCCATCCTCAGAGGCAATATCAGCTTTCACTTTTCCTGCCAGAGGCGGCACTGAATTCTACTAAAAGAGAGCTCGAGGCAGATGAGATAGAAGAAGAGGAAAAGAAATTCAGAAAGTGTCTCTATATGAGAAAGAAGCTCGGAGAGATATTCGAGGGAGTTATAAGTGGTGTCATACCACAAGGGATATTCGTTGAGCTTGATAATGGAGTTGAAGGTTTCGTTCCGTTAGACCTGATGCCAAAGGACAGATATATAGTCTCCGAGGAAAACTTCATGATAATAGGGGCAAGTTCGAGAAGGATTTATAGAATGGGAGATCGCGTTAAAGTCCAGGTGGTCAGATCCGATCCCTTAGCGAGAAAGATCGACTTCCTCCTTATAGAATAGACTCTTGGACAGATCATCAAGAACCTCCTCAATAAAGAGCTCGGACTTAAGCAGATCTATTTCATATGGTTCGTCCACTTCCTTGCCATACTCATCATAAAGAATCTTAACCACAGGCCTAACGGGATAGAGACGATTAGGTTTAGAAACGACTCCTATTTTCCCATCGCTCAGTCTTACCAAGCTTCCCACAGGATATATCGAAAACCTGTTAACAAAGCTTCTTAAAACCGTAGGGTCGAAGTGAATGGGACCTTCGTGAAGAATTCTGCTTACCGCATCATAAGCAAGCATCTTTGGTTTGTAAGATCTCTCGGTTGTTAGCGCATCGAAGACATCTACAACAGCGACTATCCTCGCCATGGGATGGATTTCCTCCCCCTTAAGCCCCCAAGGATATCCCCTCCCCGAAAACCATTCATGATGCTGACCTATTATAGCTAATACATCCTTCTCGCTCTCTCCAATGGAGAGAGCCATCTCGATACCATAAAGCGGATGTTTTCTTATTCTCTCGAGCTCCGCTGGGTCAAGCTTGCCTGGCTTATTTATGATTTCATTCGGGACCTTCATCTTACCTATATCGTGAAGAAGAGCTCCTCTTCCAAGGACCCTAAGCTCATCCGCATCATAACCAAAATCCAATCCCAAGAATATGGCAAGCATCGAGACATTAACGGAGTGAACAAACGTGTAGTCATCATAGCGTCTAAGGGCATATAAACTCACCATAACATCCCTTTTCTCGATAACCTCATGAACCATTCTATCGACCGCTTCGTCTATTTCCTTTTTATCGACTTTTCCAGTGTCAGCTATACTCTTGATCACGCTCAAAGCCTGTCTTCTCGTTTCCTCGCTTATAACGGGAAATATCCGCGTTATCTTCTCTCTGATCTCATTAATAAAGGGCGCCTCCGCGCCCTCCTCTTTACCAATCGCCTCGACCATAATTTCGCTTACACCAAATTCCTGAAGCTTGAGCTTTAAAGCCTCACACTCCTCCCAGCTCGATACCTTCATCTTTGCAGGAACGAGAAAAACCCGAGTTCCTCCTCCCCCGAAGATGTCTTCCCCTATAACATCCCCCGGTAGGAGGTCAAAAATGCTCTTCCTTATGAGCTTACTCAAAAAAGCTCACCTTCTTTCCTATCCTTAAGAAACGCTAAGCTCCTTTATCTCCTCCTTTTCCTTCTCCGTTAATATCTTCTCGATATTCAATAGAATTATAAGCCTCTTATCAAGCTTTCCAACCCCATCTATGTATTCAGACTCTATGCCAGCAACTATAGGAGGAGGCGGTTCAACCTTCTCCTTAGATATCCTTATTATCTCCGATACATTATCAACAACGATTCCTATTATCTGTCCACTTATGTTCACCACGATAACTCTTTTCTCCTTTTCGGTTTCCTCCTTGCATTCCAGATTGAACCGCTTCTTAAGATCTATTATTGGAATTATCTGCCCCCTTAAATTAACTATTCCCTCAACGAACGGAGGCGCTTGCGGAATATGAGTTATCTCCTGAATTCTAACTATCTCCTGCACCTTCGCTATGTCAACGCCGTATTCCTCCTTACCAAGCTTAAAAACAACAAGCTGAAGCTCCTCCATAATCTTCTCCCCTCCCATCTTAAAGGCTTTCCACTCTATTATAACATGCCAAGCAACTCCAATAAAAACCTGGAAGGTTCAGAAGCTCTACCCTCAACGCGCTTAGGATAGCACAGATACAAAGTATCGGTCGTCCTCGTTATACCCACGAAAAGAAGCCTCCTCTCCTCTTCAAGCTCTTCAAGGCGTGCTAAACTCCTCACAGGAGGGATTTTCCCTTCCACAAGTCCTGTAATAAAAACGGTATCGAACTCAAGTCCCTTTGCAGAATGAAAGGTCAAAAGCTTAACAGCATCGCTCTTCTTTCTTATACCCATCTCCTCCATCAGCGAAATATGGTTTAAAAACTCCCCAATGCCACTGCCTTGAAAGGAAGAAGCGAGCTTAAGGAGCTCAAAATATCCCTCCTTAAAGGTTTCCCATCTTCGTCCTTTTCTCCCCAATAGTCCGGATATCTCTACGGGAATTCTCAATAACTCTTCTAAACCGAAACGCTCCTCACCTAAAGCCTCCCTCAAAAATGAAAGTAGCCTCTCCGCCTTTTTCCTGTTCCTAAAGTTCTCCTCCCGCAGAGCTATTTCATCCCCTCTGATCTCAAGCTTCTTGCCCTTAAGGTTAAGAATCCAGTGGAAAAAGTCCGAGATCAACTCAAGATCCTTCCCCCAAATTCCCCTAAGGTAGGAAATAAACCTCTTAACCTCATCTCTTTCATAGAACCGGAGTGCACCGAGAACCTCATAAGGGATCTGAGCTTTGCTCAAGAGATCCTCAAATATTCTCGACTGAACGTTGTGTCTGTAAAGAATCGCCATGGAGGAAAGGGACTTTTTCCCACTTAGCTCCCTGATGGTATTAACCACGAATCTCGCTTCATCTAACTCGTCTCTCGCTATATAAAGCTCAACATTACCCTCCCCCTTTAAACTAACAAGATTTGATAAATCTCTACCTGCGTGGGACATAAGTGAAACCGCTACCTTAAGCACGCTTCTTGGTAACCTAAAGCTGTGAGTCAGGTTAAATCTCTTAAGGTCAAGCTCCCTCTCAGCTCTCTCGATTATGCCTTGGACAGCACCCCGCCAGGAATATATCGATTGATCGCTATCACCCGTTAAAAACAGCTCCGTTTCAGGTGATGCTAAAAGCTTTATCAGGCGATACTGCGCTTCATTAAGATCTTGGAGCTCATCCACGAATATATGCTTAAATCTCTTCGAATAAAGGGCCCTAAGATCGGGCTCCTGAAGGAGCTTTACACCGTAAAAGAGAATATCATCGAAATCCATGACATCCTTTTCTCTCTTAAGCTTTACAAGCTTTTCATACAGCTCGGCTACTTTCTTTTGCCAGGGAGAGCGAGCTTCCTTTAAAAACTCCTTAGGAGAAATTATGCTAACCCTTAAAAAGGAGATCTCATTTAACATTCTTTCAACGGCAGATGAGGGCATATCAACAGCTATTTCCTTAAAAAGGGGAAGCGAAGACGATATAAGTGAAAAATCCGGTGAGAATCCGAATCTCTCAGCTTCTCTTTTAAGAAGTTTGTAAAAAGCCCCATGAAACGTGTCTATCCACATTTCTCTAACATCTCTTCCAAGAAGGAGAGCAAGCCTCTCCTTAAAATCGCTCACTGCTCTTCTTGTAAATGACATAACGAGAAAGCTTAGCGGATCTTCCCCCTCCCTCAGTTTTCTATAAAGCCTATAAAGAAGGGTGGTAGTTTTTCCTGTACCGGCACCGCCCACAAGCAAGATCCTCTCTTCAGTTGAAAAAACGACATTTTTTTGAGCAGGCGTAAGTTCAAGCTCGCTCTTTGAAGCCCCCTTAGGGAGAACTTGAGAAATCCTATGAAGCTTGTGAAGCTTGCCAACGCTGAAAGCCTCCAAAAGCTCGCTCTTAAAAGTAGAGGCTTCAAGATATCTCTCCTCGGGGACCCTCGAAAGCGCTTTTCTTAAAACATGATTTAATCTATCTGGAGCAGAAGGAAGATAAAACTTCAGGGATTTTACCTCTTCCTCAAAAACCTTTCTTCTTATCTCCTCGAGGGTCTCTCCATCGAAAGGATTACGACCAGTTAGTGCCTCATAGATTACAACCCCAAGTGAGTAAAGATCCCCACTGGGGAGAAAAACCCCATTCCAGGCCTCTGGAGGCATATATACAGGCGTTCCAGCAAGCGTTGCCTTAAGACCGCTCTTTCTTAGAAAAATCCCCAGTCCGAAGTCAACGAGCTTGACTCTTCCCTCACCAGATATCAGAATATTCTCCGGCTTTATATCTCTGTGAACCAATCTCTTGGAGTGAGCATACGCGAGAGCATCGAGAACAGGCGGGAATATTCCCACCGCCTCATCAAGCTCTATTCTACCCTTCTTTTCAAGAACCGCCCTTAAGGACTCCCCCTCAACATACTCCATAACGAGAACGAGCTTCCCCTCTATAAGATCAAGGTTATAGAAGCGAACAATGTTAGGGTGATCAAGAGACGCCAGAAGCTGTGCTTCCTGTTTTAGGAAGCGCAGCTCTTTTTCACGAATGCGAGATACCTTAAGGGCAAATCTTTTACCCAATAAGGTATCTTCCGCAAGATATACGTCTCCAAATCCTCCTCCGCCAAGCCAAGAGATAATCTTATATTTACCGAGCTTTGTGAGAAGCATCCCATTTCCCCAATACGTGGTAAATAAGCTGGGCAGTTTTTCTATCAATTGAGCTTTTAACAAGCTCTTTAAGAAAACTCCTTACCCTCGGGAAATCCTTTACAGATTCAGCAAGATACTTAACGATTTTATACCGCACGATTGGATTTTTTTCTCTTAACGCAGCTTTCTCAAAAGCAGATACAATTTTACGGCTGGGCTTTCGTATAGATAGCCCCTCCACCGCTCTAAGTCTAACATAGGAACTCTTTTCTCCTTCCAAGATGTTTAAAAGAAGCTCAGTAGACTTCTGAGATTTCAGGTTCGTTAAAGCATAAGCACACGCTCCCCTTACACCTGAATCTTCACTTTTCATCAATCTTATGATAAGATTGACAAAATAGAGATCTCGCGTGTTTCCCACAGCTTTTATTCCCGCGATAAGAAAATCGTTATCTCCCTGAGCTTCAGCGTTTTCAAGAGACCTGCAAATCTCGCTTCTCAACCGAGGATATCTTGGATCCTTTTTCTCCCTCAGAGTTCTACCTATTATACCAATAGATAAAAGAGCAGTATTCGAAATATCATCTTGATCTTCATTTCCCCTCTCCTCTACGAGTTCCCATAAAGAGGCTATGGTAGCATCAGTCGGATTTTTGAGCCCACCCATGGCAATCACAGCTCTTAAAATATTGACATGAGATTGAGTTAAATCCGTAGCTATAGAAACGAGGATCCTCTGCGCTTCCAGAGTATCAATCACTCTCAGAGCATAAATCAGCTTCGCGGAAGCCTCATCACTAATGAGATTACGAGATTTCAGAATAGCAGGTATCCTTCTCATAAATTCAGGATTAGATCTTAGCACGGATAATAATTGCCGTACCGAAACTTTTCCCTTAAGATTCAATTTAAGAGGAGCGCTTTTCCGTTCCTCCTCAGAAGAGCATGAACAGGAGCTGGTAGACTCAGATTCCGAAAACCTAACCTTAAACGATTTCAATAGTTCTTGAGCCGAGTCCACCTTCCATATCGGGAGATCAGAGCGAGGTAATTCATTAAGAAGCTCAGCTTTTACCTTGAAGGAGGACTCCATAAATTTGCTTCCTTTATAGAAGAGAATTAGCTTTTCCTTCCCTACGAGTTCTTTTATCCAACTCTTTTCTTTTCCAATAACAACTGAGTATTTCGAACCTATAACCTTTATTTTGCTACCCTCTGGTCTCGAGGTAAGATAGACAAGTTTCTCCTTACTTATCTTCACGCCTCCCTCAAAAAAACTTGCGGTATACTTAGCCCTGTACCTTCCAGTCTCATGAACCTCAACAGTTTCCCAGCTCCTACTGGCCTGAGAAGGGACGACAACTTCCATAGATTTCACGATTTCCAGAAGGAGTCCTTTTTCACTTTTTCTCATCCCCTTGGGGAAAAACGCTTCAAGGACTCTTCCTTCCTTGGAGAAGATAACCTCAAATGGCACGGAAAGCGCATTTTCAGCTCCTCGAAAGCGAATTCCATAAGCAAAATAGAAAACAGGGCTAATCTGAAAGAGTGTATGAACCTTATTACCCTTTATCCTTAAAACCCTAAAGTTAAGAACACCTCCAACCCTTTGAGAAATAAAGCTTTTTCCCTCTCTTTGAGGGAAAAGATTCACACTTACAAAGCTCTCAAGTTTAAATCTGTAAGCTTCTCTTGAACCGACGGTCCACTTAATAAAGGGACCTCGAGGAATTTTGCTCTTTCCAGAGAACGAAATCGATATCCCCACTATCCCTGCAAGTACAAGTATTATAATCCATATAAGTCGATGCGATTTCATTCTCGATCACGTCCGCGCTTTATATCTATATGACGCTGTTCATCGAAAATCGTATCTTTTTTCGAGAAGGTATCCCATCTCACGAGCGTCTTAGAGCGTTCTTCGTGCCCACAGGGATAAGGTATTATATGCCATTTCCAACAGGTTTTAGGATATTTAACCCAAATTTCGAGATATCCTGATGGACCAGTAATATCATAAGAAAGCTTCTCGCTTAAGTCACCTTCCATACTAACTTTCTCAATTCGTCCCGATGCCAAGGACAATGAAGCACTGCTATCAGATATAAACTTTCCACCAAAAATAGTAATATGTCCAGTAATACCAGCCTCAACGGCAATCAAATCCACGCTTGCCGAAGCTTCTGTGTCCACGTTAGCTAACGGAACCTGACAGGATTTAAGATCTCCCCCATTTTCTCCCACGTTTATAGAAACGTTCAGGTCAAAACCTATCTCACCATAAGCCTTCATCTTAAGTTTAACCGGTATTACCGATACCCATATTACATCCTTTATCTCAAATCCCTCAGATACGCTGAAATCCTTATCCCACTCTATTAAGCCATTCTTATGAATCTGATAAATGGTATCACCCGAGAAAACAAGATTCACATCCAGCGTACAATCTTTAGAAGATAAAGGTGTTAAGAAGGAAGCACCATCAAAACCAAGAAACTCCGTAGAATAACCAAAAACCCTAACAGGCAAGCTTGCAGAAGCATTTACGCTAACGCCATTTTCATCCGCTGCAAATTTACCGCTAAAGCTTACACTCGCCCCAAAATATTTGCTATCAAAGCCCTTGTGGAAGCTCTTTTCCCACAATATTGAATTAGCGTCCTTACCCCTGGCATCAACACATGCGAAT
Encoded proteins:
- a CDS encoding HEAT repeat domain-containing protein, with amino-acid sequence MKSHRLIWIIILVLAGIVGISISFSGKSKIPRGPFIKWTVGSREAYRFKLESFVSVNLFPQREGKSFISQRVGGVLNFRVLRIKGNKVHTLFQISPVFYFAYGIRFRGAENALSVPFEVIFSKEGRVLEAFFPKGMRKSEKGLLLEIVKSMEVVVPSQASRSWETVEVHETGRYRAKYTASFFEGGVKISKEKLVYLTSRPEGSKIKVIGSKYSVVIGKEKSWIKELVGKEKLILFYKGSKFMESSFKVKAELLNELPRSDLPIWKVDSAQELLKSFKVRFSESESTSSCSCSSEEERKSAPLKLNLKGKVSVRQLLSVLRSNPEFMRRIPAILKSRNLISDEASAKLIYALRVIDTLEAQRILVSIATDLTQSHVNILRAVIAMGGLKNPTDATIASLWELVEERGNEDQDDISNTALLSIGIIGRTLREKKDPRYPRLRSEICRSLENAEAQGDNDFLIAGIKAVGNTRDLYFVNLIIRLMKSEDSGVRGACAYALTNLKSQKSTELLLNILEGEKSSYVRLRAVEGLSIRKPSRKIVSAFEKAALREKNPIVRYKIVKYLAESVKDFPRVRSFLKELVKSSIDRKTAQLIYHVLGKWDASHKAR
- a CDS encoding HD-GYP domain-containing protein — protein: MSKLIRKSIFDLLPGDVIGEDIFGGGGTRVFLVPAKMKVSSWEECEALKLKLQEFGVSEIMVEAIGKEEGAEAPFINEIREKITRIFPVISEETRRQALSVIKSIADTGKVDKKEIDEAVDRMVHEVIEKRDVMVSLYALRRYDDYTFVHSVNVSMLAIFLGLDFGYDADELRVLGRGALLHDIGKMKVPNEIINKPGKLDPAELERIRKHPLYGIEMALSIGESEKDVLAIIGQHHEWFSGRGYPWGLKGEEIHPMARIVAVVDVFDALTTERSYKPKMLAYDAVSRILHEGPIHFDPTVLRSFVNRFSIYPVGSLVRLSDGKIGVVSKPNRLYPVRPVVKILYDEYGKEVDEPYEIDLLKSELFIEEVLDDLSKSLFYKEEVDLSR
- a CDS encoding UvrD-helicase domain-containing protein, whose protein sequence is MLLTKLGKYKIISWLGGGGFGDVYLAEDTLLGKRFALKVSRIREKELRFLKQEAQLLASLDHPNIVRFYNLDLIEGKLVLVMEYVEGESLRAVLEKKGRIELDEAVGIFPPVLDALAYAHSKRLVHRDIKPENILISGEGRVKLVDFGLGIFLRKSGLKATLAGTPVYMPPEAWNGVFLPSGDLYSLGVVIYEALTGRNPFDGETLEEIRRKVFEEEVKSLKFYLPSAPDRLNHVLRKALSRVPEERYLEASTFKSELLEAFSVGKLHKLHRISQVLPKGASKSELELTPAQKNVVFSTEERILLVGGAGTGKTTTLLYRLYRKLREGEDPLSFLVMSFTRRAVSDFKERLALLLGRDVREMWIDTFHGAFYKLLKREAERFGFSPDFSLISSSLPLFKEIAVDMPSSAVERMLNEISFLRVSIISPKEFLKEARSPWQKKVAELYEKLVKLKREKDVMDFDDILFYGVKLLQEPDLRALYSKRFKHIFVDELQDLNEAQYRLIKLLASPETELFLTGDSDQSIYSWRGAVQGIIERAERELDLKRFNLTHSFRLPRSVLKVAVSLMSHAGRDLSNLVSLKGEGNVELYIARDELDEARFVVNTIRELSGKKSLSSMAILYRHNVQSRIFEDLLSKAQIPYEVLGALRFYERDEVKRFISYLRGIWGKDLELISDFFHWILNLKGKKLEIRGDEIALREENFRNRKKAERLLSFLREALGEERFGLEELLRIPVEISGLLGRKGRRWETFKEGYFELLKLASSFQGSGIGEFLNHISLMEEMGIRKKSDAVKLLTFHSAKGLEFDTVFITGLVEGKIPPVRSLARLEELEEERRLLFVGITRTTDTLYLCYPKRVEGRASEPSRFLLELLGML
- a CDS encoding purine-binding chemotaxis protein CheW, producing MGGEKIMEELQLVVFKLGKEEYGVDIAKVQEIVRIQEITHIPQAPPFVEGIVNLRGQIIPIIDLKKRFNLECKEETEKEKRVIVVNISGQIIGIVVDNVSEIIRISKEKVEPPPPIVAGIESEYIDGVGKLDKRLIILLNIEKILTEKEKEEIKELSVS